The region ACCGTCACCGCGTCGTCGTCCATTCGGGAGACCACCCGCTCGTCGACCACCACGTCTCCGGAGGTGGGCCGGTCCAGGCCCCCCATGAGATGCAGCAGCGTGCTCTTGCCGGAGCCGCTCGGGCCCATGATCACCGCGAACTGCCCCCGCGGCACCTCGAGCGAGACGCCGGCGAGCACCGTGAGCTCTCCTTCGCCCTGCGGGTAGGCTTTGCGGACGTCGATGCAGCGGATCATGTCGGGCGTCGGCCGGCCAGGCGAATCGCTGGAGTGCCCAGCCGCGCCTCGGTCCCGCTTTCCCGGCACGCTTCGACTTCCACGAGGTCGCGCCTCACCTGCCGCGCCAGCGAATCGAGATCGATCCCGAGATGGGCCGGCCCGTAAGCCGCGATTTTCTCCAGTCCCGCGCGCCAGAGCTTCAGCGCGCCCGCCGGCACCCCCTGCTGCCATTTGAAATAGCCGGCGGCGATCTGAATGATGCCCTGATAGAAAGCCCGATCCTCGCCGTGGTGCTCCAGCCAGATCGCCTCGAGCGTTTCATGGCACTCGAAGAAGAGCTGCCGGTTGAACTCGTCGATGCCTTTGAGCAAGCGGGGGTCGTTTGCGGCTTCCATGGACCGGCGTCCTCCCTGTGCTATAGAAAGGATATCGGGATCGGAGAGCGCCCGAGCGATGGTTCAGCCTACCCCGAAAAACGAGATCTCGCTAGAGATCGACGGGCTCGTTTACGGCCCGGGCGGCATCGGCCGCCATGAGGGTCGCGCCGTCATCGTCAGCGGAGCCGCCCCCGGCGACAGGGTCGTCGCGCGGATCCGGGACATGCATCGGCGGTACGCGACGGCCGAGCTCCTGCAGGTGCTGCGCCCGTCGCCCGAGCGCCAGGCGCCCCCCTGCCCGTATTTCGCGCAGTGCGGCGGCTGTCCCTGGCAGCATGTCCGCTACCGCGCCCAGCTCGACGCCAAGCAAAAGTGCGTGGAAGAGGCGCTGCGAAGAATCGGCAAGCTCACCGCCTTCGAGGTGCGCCCCATCCTCGCCTCGCCGCGGGAGTATCACTACCGGCGTCGCGTCCGGCTGGCGCTCGCCGACGACGGGCGGATCGGTTTCCGCCGCGCCCGGTCGCGAGCGCTCGTCGAGATCGATTCCTGTCTCATCGCCGCTGAACCCGTCAACGGCGTCCTCGAAGCGCTGCGCGCCTGGGCCCGGGACATCCGGACCGAAGCGGAGGAGCTGGAGGTGGTCGCGGGAGACGGTCCCGACGAGCTGGTCGCCGTTCTGCGCCGGTCGGCGCCTTTTCACCGCCCCGACGCCGCCGCCGAAGCGCTTCTGCGGCGCGAGCCTCGGCTTCGCGGCCTCGTCGCGACCGGCGGCGGGACCCGCAGGGCCTGGGGGGAAACCCGCGTATCGCTGGCGCCCGAGCCCGGAGTCGATCTCCGGGTCGAAGCCGACGTCTTCACGCAGGTGAACCCCGAGGGAAATCGCGTCCTCGTGCGCGAGCTGCTCGACGCGGCGGAACCGGGCCCGGCCGACCGCGTTCTCGAGCTGTACTCGGGTGCCGGCAACTTCACGCTGCCCATCGCGCGCCGCGCCGGGGAGGTCGTCGCCGTCGAGGGATCGCGGGTGGCGATGGAAAGCGCCCGGCACAACGCTCAGCGCGGCGGGCTCGCGAACATCCGCTGGATGGAAGCCCGCGTTCCGGACGCGGTCGAAAGTCTCTCACGGCGCGGCGAGCGCTTCGCGAAGATCGTGCTCGACCCGCCGCGCGCCGGAGCCAAGGAAATCCAGGAATCGATCGCCTCGCTGGGAGCGGCCCGGATCGTCTACGTCTCCTGCGACCCGGCCACGCTGGCGCGCGATCTCGCGGCGCTGGCCCGGCGCGGCTACCGTCTGGAGCGCGTTCAGCCGATCGACCTCTTTCCCCACACGTTCCACGTCGAGGCCGTCGCCCTCCTGGCGCGCTGAGCGTACGGAACGGCGTCAGCGGCGGCTCTTCAAAGCGGTATAGATCTTCTCGGCGGTGATCGGCAGCGAGGTGATCCTCACGCCGCAGGCGTCGTGGATGGCGTTGGCTACGGCCGCGGCGGTGGGAACGTTCGCCACCTCGCCGATCGCCAGGCTGTTGTACGGCCCGGGCCCGCAGGGCACGTTTTCCATCACCGCGGTCTTGAGCGGCGGGATGTCGCGAATGTTCGGGATCTTGAACTCGCCGAAATTCGTGGTCGTCACCTTGCCGCCGTCGAACGACAATTCCTCGGTCAGGGCGTATCCCAGGCCGAATACCACGCCGCCGTCGATCTGCCCCTGGTGCATGAGCGGGTTGATCACCTTGCCCGTGGTGTGCGCCGAAACCATGCTCCTGAGCGTCACCCGGCCGGTCTCGGGATCGACGTGAACTTCCGCGATCTGCGCCGAGATCGACGCGTCGTGGGACTTCTCCGAGCTCTTGTAGTAGCCGCCGACGTAGATCTCCGCTCCTCGGGCCTCCACGACCTCGGCAAAGCTCATCCGCCTTCTGGACCGCGGATGAATCACCGCTTCGCCGGCGAGCTCCAGCTCCCCGGGATCGACTCCGAGCTTTTCCGCCGCGGCCGCAAGCAGCTCGTTTCGTGCCTTGACGCCGGCATCGTAGGCCGCATTGCCGTAGACCCGCGTCGCCCGGCTGCCTCCGACCCCGCCGTCGCTCGGCACGGTGCTGCTGTCGAGCTGCGCCAGCTCGATGCGGTCGGGGGAAACCCTGAGCTCCTCGGCCACGACTTCCACGATCACCGTCAACACCCCCGCTCCCTGATCGACCACCGGCGAGGAGACCTTGATCCTCCCCGTCCGCTCGATCGTGACGAAGACGTTTCCCTCGCCGCCGCTCGGGCTCCACTCGGAAAATGCGAGCCCGCGGCCGACGTTCTTCGCCTTGGGCTTCTGGTAGCCGGCAAGCCGAAGCGCCTTGTCCAGCGCCTCGACGCCGCGGACGTGCGCGATGCGGCCGCCGATCGACGTTTCCTCCCCGTCGTGCAGCAGGTTTCTTCGCTTGAAATCCGCAGGATCGAGCCCGAGGGCCCGCGCCACGATGTCGAGCTGGCTCTCGTTGGCGAAGAAACCCTGCGGATCGCCCGGAGCCCTCATGTGGCCGCAGGGCACCTTGTTCGTGTAGACCAGGCGCTCCTCGATCAGGCAGTTCGCGATCCGGTAAGGCCCCGCGCAGTTCTGCGGCCCGATCAGGTACCCGGCGGGCTTCATCGAGCCGTATGCGCCGCTGTCGAAAAGGAAGTCCATGTGGTGCGCGAGGATCGTCCCGTCCTTCCGGACGCCCGTCTTGACCTTGATGATCGCCGGATGGCGCGGGTTGGCCGCGAGCAACTCTTCCCCGTAGTCCATGACCATCTTCACCGGCCGGCCGCTTCGCAGCGAAAGATAGTAGCAGACCGCGACGTCCATGAACCCGCCCTTGCCGCCGAAGTCCCCGCCGATGTGCATCGGATGAAAAACGAATTTCTCCTTGGGCACTCCGGTGCAGTTGGAGAGCTGGTTTCGAACGG is a window of Candidatus Zixiibacteriota bacterium DNA encoding:
- a CDS encoding DUF309 domain-containing protein; the encoded protein is MEAANDPRLLKGIDEFNRQLFFECHETLEAIWLEHHGEDRAFYQGIIQIAAGYFKWQQGVPAGALKLWRAGLEKIAAYGPAHLGIDLDSLARQVRRDLVEVEACRESGTEARLGTPAIRLAGRRPT
- the rlmD gene encoding 23S rRNA (uracil(1939)-C(5))-methyltransferase RlmD — protein: MVQPTPKNEISLEIDGLVYGPGGIGRHEGRAVIVSGAAPGDRVVARIRDMHRRYATAELLQVLRPSPERQAPPCPYFAQCGGCPWQHVRYRAQLDAKQKCVEEALRRIGKLTAFEVRPILASPREYHYRRRVRLALADDGRIGFRRARSRALVEIDSCLIAAEPVNGVLEALRAWARDIRTEAEELEVVAGDGPDELVAVLRRSAPFHRPDAAAEALLRREPRLRGLVATGGGTRRAWGETRVSLAPEPGVDLRVEADVFTQVNPEGNRVLVRELLDAAEPGPADRVLELYSGAGNFTLPIARRAGEVVAVEGSRVAMESARHNAQRGGLANIRWMEARVPDAVESLSRRGERFAKIVLDPPRAGAKEIQESIASLGAARIVYVSCDPATLARDLAALARRGYRLERVQPIDLFPHTFHVEAVALLAR
- a CDS encoding xanthine dehydrogenase family protein molybdopterin-binding subunit, whose product is MTQVVGRPTPRIEGPLKVTGKALYSADVKLPGLLWGKCLRSPIAYGRIKRVDTGRARQVPGVHAVITGQDVAGRRIGRCIYDTPVLADGVVRFVGEKVAAVAAETEEAAEQALDLIDVEYEEMEPLLDPLEAVKPGAPLLHPDLPSYKGLPVPVERPSNVFASLRWGKGDIQAGFAQSDLIVENTFTTQATHQAYLEPHACVVRADPSAGAEVWCCSKTPFAVRNQLSNCTGVPKEKFVFHPMHIGGDFGGKGGFMDVAVCYYLSLRSGRPVKMVMDYGEELLAANPRHPAIIKVKTGVRKDGTILAHHMDFLFDSGAYGSMKPAGYLIGPQNCAGPYRIANCLIEERLVYTNKVPCGHMRAPGDPQGFFANESQLDIVARALGLDPADFKRRNLLHDGEETSIGGRIAHVRGVEALDKALRLAGYQKPKAKNVGRGLAFSEWSPSGGEGNVFVTIERTGRIKVSSPVVDQGAGVLTVIVEVVAEELRVSPDRIELAQLDSSTVPSDGGVGGSRATRVYGNAAYDAGVKARNELLAAAAEKLGVDPGELELAGEAVIHPRSRRRMSFAEVVEARGAEIYVGGYYKSSEKSHDASISAQIAEVHVDPETGRVTLRSMVSAHTTGKVINPLMHQGQIDGGVVFGLGYALTEELSFDGGKVTTTNFGEFKIPNIRDIPPLKTAVMENVPCGPGPYNSLAIGEVANVPTAAAVANAIHDACGVRITSLPITAEKIYTALKSRR